In Thermodesulforhabdus norvegica, a single window of DNA contains:
- a CDS encoding tetratricopeptide repeat protein, giving the protein MIFMKRKILLFPLLFLAASFASFECAKAAVMEDVSFRVEDGITRLVLVLSGELPQEIITDHNRALVSFKELNLSSSTVEKLRDFRLPSGIKDFQVRKGQPGSLEIDFSVKPEYVERLVLPAVPPSAGKYRLILDILFSAKIEKTDQEGKKEAPEVSMPFIEEKMEEPSPPPRGFVETAPPIGQRSGIVPFVEAFYEEAKRAFEQKHYKRAFVLFDRYLQKNGEIHRVDALYGKAFSFYEMNRDREADVGFDMIQLFGEAISADSTHEKALEAQCLTARTYFILGVTKRASDMFEELKKKATTNRDKLCALKGLGMVKIKNGEYIEAVSILNDALELEAPVDEEAELHFLLGEALSGAGAYLEALKNFGSLLELKPDFYLEEPDVVKLIGEAFFALRDYQSARDFLIWYLNLDDQARENSMVWAEIAESMLQSGKMELAERLQNKIIVEMPDTEGAYITLLRKAQYLEQKGTGGRFQAETIYQDLSQKNLPIPLKEIAFFRWADLKRREGKIEESLDIVNRFLSTVPPSVPVDDFLVLKSKLLNEAVIENFRQKLYSKVTSLYETADENVEWSIDALEAIASSYEKLEMYPQALVLYEKLVDSGKKSESLYLSIARIAYLLGDAKKAEKYAQMLKEAENLKEKLTMLARIYMERRDYNAALAQFESLTRLGTLSPELTLLYLQCAGALKRCDLVSRLADEIAFGKEDITDSMKYSALSQKLECYRNAGKVDEAIKVAGEMIKLASDEPVRCQTLYLLASLQRRNGDMKETELTLQELSKCKDPLWKKVAEQELAFMKLTGNQSR; this is encoded by the coding sequence ATGATTTTTATGAAAAGAAAGATTCTTCTTTTTCCCTTGTTGTTTCTTGCGGCCTCCTTTGCATCCTTTGAATGTGCAAAAGCGGCCGTCATGGAGGATGTTTCTTTTCGGGTTGAAGACGGCATTACCAGGCTTGTTCTGGTTCTGAGCGGTGAGCTCCCCCAGGAAATTATCACCGATCACAATAGAGCGTTAGTAAGCTTTAAAGAACTTAATCTGTCATCTTCGACGGTGGAGAAGCTCAGGGATTTTCGGCTCCCTTCGGGCATCAAAGACTTTCAGGTCCGGAAAGGGCAGCCTGGAAGCCTTGAAATAGACTTTTCCGTAAAACCCGAATACGTAGAACGCCTGGTTCTGCCCGCGGTCCCACCCTCCGCAGGAAAGTATAGATTGATACTCGATATCTTATTTTCTGCGAAGATTGAAAAGACCGATCAGGAAGGCAAAAAAGAGGCCCCTGAAGTTTCCATGCCTTTTATAGAAGAAAAGATGGAAGAACCTTCCCCGCCGCCCAGAGGCTTTGTTGAAACTGCGCCACCGATCGGGCAGAGATCCGGAATAGTGCCTTTTGTTGAGGCTTTTTATGAAGAAGCTAAAAGAGCTTTTGAACAAAAACATTACAAACGGGCCTTTGTGCTGTTTGATCGCTACCTTCAAAAAAACGGAGAAATTCACAGAGTTGATGCTCTTTACGGCAAAGCTTTTTCTTTCTACGAGATGAACAGGGACAGAGAAGCCGATGTGGGTTTCGACATGATCCAGCTTTTTGGAGAAGCCATTTCTGCAGATAGCACTCACGAAAAAGCCCTTGAAGCTCAATGCCTGACCGCAAGGACTTACTTTATTCTGGGAGTTACCAAACGGGCTTCTGACATGTTCGAGGAGTTGAAAAAGAAGGCAACAACAAATCGAGATAAGTTATGCGCCTTGAAGGGCCTGGGAATGGTAAAAATTAAAAACGGTGAATATATAGAGGCAGTAAGTATATTGAATGATGCCTTAGAACTGGAAGCACCGGTTGATGAAGAGGCAGAACTTCATTTTCTACTGGGAGAAGCTCTTTCCGGAGCAGGGGCTTATTTGGAGGCTCTAAAAAATTTCGGCTCCCTTCTCGAACTGAAACCCGACTTTTACCTGGAAGAGCCGGATGTCGTCAAATTAATCGGCGAAGCTTTCTTTGCTCTGAGGGATTATCAATCGGCACGGGATTTTCTTATCTGGTATCTGAACCTGGACGACCAGGCCCGGGAAAACTCGATGGTCTGGGCAGAGATTGCGGAATCAATGCTTCAGAGCGGCAAGATGGAGCTTGCAGAAAGGCTTCAGAACAAAATCATCGTGGAAATGCCGGATACGGAAGGGGCTTACATTACATTACTCAGAAAAGCTCAGTATCTTGAGCAGAAAGGGACGGGAGGGAGGTTCCAGGCAGAGACAATCTATCAGGATCTTTCACAAAAGAATCTGCCCATTCCTTTGAAGGAAATTGCCTTCTTCCGCTGGGCTGATCTCAAAAGACGAGAGGGGAAAATAGAGGAATCTCTGGATATTGTGAACCGCTTCCTGTCGACCGTTCCGCCTTCGGTTCCGGTGGACGATTTTCTGGTGTTGAAAAGCAAACTCCTCAATGAGGCCGTCATCGAGAACTTCAGGCAGAAATTGTACAGCAAGGTCACATCCTTATACGAGACTGCAGATGAAAATGTAGAATGGAGTATTGATGCTCTTGAAGCGATAGCATCAAGCTATGAAAAACTCGAAATGTATCCCCAGGCTCTGGTTCTATATGAAAAGCTCGTCGATTCCGGTAAAAAATCGGAATCTTTGTATCTTTCCATTGCACGAATTGCGTACCTCCTGGGGGATGCAAAAAAAGCTGAAAAGTATGCCCAAATGTTGAAAGAGGCTGAAAATCTCAAAGAAAAGCTAACGATGCTTGCAAGAATTTACATGGAACGCAGGGATTATAACGCTGCCTTGGCGCAGTTTGAAAGTCTGACCAGATTGGGGACTTTATCGCCCGAGTTGACGTTATTATATCTCCAGTGTGCAGGGGCTCTTAAAAGGTGCGACCTGGTTTCGCGATTGGCCGATGAGATCGCTTTTGGTAAAGAGGACATTACCGATTCCATGAAGTATTCCGCCCTTTCTCAGAAACTCGAGTGCTATCGGAATGCCGGAAAGGTTGATGAAGCCATTAAGGTGGCCGGAGAAATGATAAAACTGGCTTCTGATGAACCGGTTCGATGCCAGACTTTATACCTGCTCGCATCGCTTCAGAGACGTAACGGTGACATGAAAGAAACGGAACTGACTTTGCAAGAGCTTTCGAAGTGCAAAGACCCGTTGTGGAAAAAGGTGGCCGAACAGGAGCTTGCCTTTATGAAACTTACGGGCAATCAAAGTAGATGA
- the flgB gene encoding flagellar basal body rod protein FlgB has translation MKEVTGIFDRTVALMEDRLTLNARRQELIASNIANIDTPGYVARDLSFERVLEEAMEPRISMVTSDEKHIKPPNPEDVIVQSGSDVRVVETGPVDFETEMAKLMKNNVEYQFIVTMLIKKFSLLKMALTEGSR, from the coding sequence ATGAAAGAGGTTACGGGTATTTTTGACAGAACGGTGGCATTGATGGAAGATAGGCTGACTCTTAATGCAAGACGCCAGGAGCTCATAGCTTCGAACATTGCCAACATTGATACTCCCGGATATGTGGCCAGAGATCTTTCTTTTGAGAGGGTTCTTGAAGAAGCAATGGAACCCAGGATTTCTATGGTAACTTCCGACGAAAAACATATCAAGCCTCCGAATCCTGAAGATGTTATCGTCCAGAGCGGTTCTGATGTCAGAGTTGTTGAAACCGGTCCTGTGGATTTTGAGACAGAAATGGCGAAGCTTATGAAAAACAACGTTGAGTATCAATTTATCGTGACGATGCTCATAAAGAAATTTTCTCTGTTAAAAATGGCACTCACCGAAGGGAGTAGGTAA
- a CDS encoding FliH/SctL family protein has protein sequence MPSYKQKVVIKQVDGVVEVQSVQFEDLEHGADFHGPEERVQSVSFESFDESLPDSAQGRFTEKSGSSHENVSTDSIEPLNAPSVDEIIKDIVAKAEKDAEAIRQRAYEEGWKDGYGKGYDEGLKEAKEKLGEVEDILWEIRNVPARILNDYRDWLIEAAFKIAKSIVQAELTSHPQLFLEMLNKLIARLDETSLITVYLNPDDLAALRIAADLEDWAALQDRTIKLKADDQLPRGSCRVESEVELIDADLEMCLEELKKDILARVRV, from the coding sequence ATGCCTTCGTATAAACAGAAAGTTGTTATTAAGCAGGTCGATGGAGTTGTGGAAGTTCAGAGTGTCCAGTTTGAGGATCTGGAGCATGGAGCCGACTTCCATGGTCCGGAAGAACGGGTACAGTCGGTTAGCTTTGAAAGTTTTGATGAAAGCCTTCCAGATTCGGCACAGGGACGGTTTACTGAAAAGTCAGGATCTTCCCATGAGAATGTTTCCACTGATTCCATTGAGCCTCTTAATGCTCCTTCGGTGGATGAGATCATAAAAGATATTGTGGCGAAAGCAGAGAAAGATGCTGAAGCCATAAGACAGAGGGCTTATGAAGAAGGGTGGAAAGATGGGTACGGCAAAGGATACGATGAAGGATTGAAGGAGGCGAAAGAGAAACTAGGCGAGGTCGAAGATATTCTTTGGGAAATAAGAAATGTGCCTGCCAGAATTCTGAACGATTACAGAGATTGGCTGATAGAAGCGGCTTTTAAGATAGCAAAAAGCATTGTTCAGGCAGAACTGACATCACATCCCCAGTTGTTTCTTGAAATGCTTAATAAATTGATTGCCAGATTAGACGAAACGTCTCTGATTACGGTTTACCTTAATCCTGACGACCTGGCAGCTCTCCGTATAGCTGCGGACCTGGAAGACTGGGCGGCTCTACAGGATCGGACGATAAAACTGAAGGCCGATGATCAGCTCCCCAGAGGAAGTTGCAGAGTGGAAAGTGAAGTAGAGCTTATTGATGCGGATCTTGAAATGTGCCTTGAAGAACTAAAGAAGGACATCCTGGCCAGGGTGAGAGTTTGA
- the fliF gene encoding flagellar basal-body MS-ring/collar protein FliF, translating to MALDRIMLRLKGLAQAFRNLTTPVKILVVGTFLAVTFSTAFVFYQINRPELALLYGRMNERDMALVVEQLKQQKVPYRIEGDRIFVPKDRLYEVRLALAREGIPRGTGVGFEIFDEQRLGATEFVQRVNYQRALQGELARTIAAMDKIEEARVHLVIPEETLFVEDQKPPSAAIVIRVKEGQQLTSRDLQGMVHLVSSSVKGLTEDHVTIVSTDGRVLYKKDSIDRSFELSELQLSYKEKIEEALERKAQSMLASVLGANDVIVRVSADVDFSEVHVTEELFDPDTTAVRSQQRMIERSNQEPGGPKGNPDVPINVESKLLVSKPPQGGEGESTQIFERQQDITNYEINKTLRRVVYAPGAIKRLTVAVVVDGPYKEEKTADNVIKKVFVGRSEDELKAIESIVKNAVGYNPDRGDEITVSNIPFAEEIAPKPAPTRWWLAMLKEHRRLIVNVLLALLVLLFVVRPLIKKLEKIPVEVQPKALPPTEEEMAELEAMKKALTPRQQAALFVQERPEKAAEIIRAWLHEEEA from the coding sequence ATGGCCCTGGATAGAATAATGCTGAGGCTTAAAGGGCTTGCTCAGGCCTTTAGGAATCTCACTACTCCTGTCAAAATTCTCGTCGTAGGCACTTTCCTTGCCGTCACTTTCAGCACGGCCTTCGTTTTCTACCAGATCAACCGTCCTGAATTAGCCCTTCTTTACGGCAGAATGAACGAACGGGATATGGCTCTGGTGGTGGAACAATTAAAGCAGCAAAAGGTGCCTTACAGGATAGAGGGAGACAGGATATTCGTTCCGAAAGATCGCCTGTACGAGGTTAGGCTGGCCCTTGCTCGTGAAGGAATTCCCAGAGGAACGGGGGTTGGTTTTGAAATATTTGATGAACAGAGACTCGGAGCCACGGAGTTTGTTCAGAGGGTTAATTATCAGAGAGCGCTACAGGGTGAGCTGGCCAGAACAATCGCCGCCATGGATAAAATTGAAGAAGCGCGGGTACATCTTGTTATTCCTGAAGAAACCCTCTTTGTCGAAGACCAAAAACCGCCCAGTGCTGCAATCGTTATACGTGTGAAAGAAGGGCAACAGCTAACAAGTCGAGATCTCCAGGGCATGGTTCATCTGGTTTCTTCGTCTGTAAAGGGACTTACAGAGGATCATGTAACCATCGTGAGCACCGATGGTCGGGTTCTTTACAAAAAAGACAGCATTGATAGGTCCTTTGAACTTTCTGAGTTGCAATTAAGTTACAAAGAAAAGATTGAGGAAGCCCTGGAGCGCAAAGCTCAATCGATGCTGGCATCCGTTCTGGGCGCAAACGATGTGATAGTTAGGGTTTCCGCCGACGTGGATTTCAGCGAGGTTCATGTAACAGAGGAACTTTTCGACCCGGATACTACTGCCGTGAGAAGTCAGCAAAGGATGATAGAGAGATCAAACCAGGAGCCGGGAGGCCCTAAAGGCAATCCCGATGTTCCCATTAACGTGGAAAGCAAATTGCTTGTAAGTAAACCACCTCAAGGCGGTGAAGGAGAGTCAACCCAAATTTTTGAGAGACAACAGGATATTACAAACTATGAAATAAATAAAACCCTTAGAAGGGTTGTTTATGCCCCGGGGGCAATCAAAAGACTTACGGTTGCCGTTGTGGTGGACGGGCCTTATAAAGAAGAAAAGACGGCGGATAATGTGATAAAAAAAGTTTTTGTAGGGCGTAGTGAAGATGAATTAAAAGCGATAGAAAGTATCGTGAAAAATGCTGTGGGATATAATCCCGATCGAGGAGATGAAATTACCGTATCCAATATTCCTTTTGCAGAAGAGATTGCGCCCAAACCGGCGCCTACCCGATGGTGGCTTGCTATGTTGAAAGAGCATAGGAGGCTTATAGTGAACGTCCTCCTGGCCCTTTTGGTTCTGTTATTCGTGGTACGCCCCCTTATTAAAAAGCTGGAGAAGATTCCCGTTGAGGTTCAGCCCAAGGCACTTCCGCCCACTGAAGAAGAGATGGCAGAGCTTGAAGCGATGAAAAAGGCCCTTACACCAAGACAGCAGGCTGCTCTCTTCGTTCAGGAAAGGCCGGAGAAAGCGGCCGAGATAATCAGAGCATGGCTTCATGAAGAGGAGGCCTGA
- a CDS encoding FliI/YscN family ATPase has protein sequence MTGTRSGNTDYLGLYDLLPFFDEKPPFVKYGKVVRVVGNLIEVEGLRCALGELCSISTANGSDPIVGEVVGFENKRMKLSPLSPLRGIRPGCLVRRFEASDVIRVSDAFVGRVIDAMGRPIDGLGVIPSEGLPYPLRGSGVNPLTRPLIREQLDVGIRAINGLLPVGKGQRIGIFAGSGVGKSTLLGMIARYTAADLNVIALVGERGREVREFIENELGPSGMSHSVVVVATSDQPATLRMRAAYLACAVAEYFRDQNMDVLLMMDSITRFAMAGREVGLAAGEPPTSRGYTPSVFSALPQLLERAGNFERGSITGIYTVLVEGDDFEDPIADTVRSILDGHIVLDRGLAQNRHYPAIDLLKSVSRLMDQLLDEKHRNAAKRFVEVLANYRRNEDMIRIGAYVKGSDPETDYAISMIGRLKAYLRQDIEERCTIEEAREALFSLFE, from the coding sequence ATGACGGGTACAAGGTCGGGAAATACCGATTACCTTGGTCTGTACGATCTATTGCCGTTTTTCGATGAGAAACCGCCTTTTGTCAAATACGGTAAGGTGGTCAGGGTCGTCGGTAATCTCATAGAGGTTGAGGGATTGAGGTGCGCACTGGGAGAATTATGTTCTATCTCTACCGCAAACGGTTCTGACCCAATAGTGGGCGAGGTTGTGGGGTTTGAGAATAAGCGAATGAAGCTCAGCCCTTTATCGCCTCTGCGGGGAATTCGGCCGGGTTGCTTGGTGAGGCGGTTTGAGGCTTCTGACGTTATCAGAGTTTCCGACGCCTTTGTGGGTCGCGTTATTGATGCCATGGGACGCCCTATTGATGGTTTAGGAGTAATCCCTTCTGAAGGCTTGCCTTACCCGCTCAGAGGATCGGGAGTCAATCCTCTCACAAGGCCTTTGATAAGAGAACAACTGGATGTGGGCATAAGAGCAATAAACGGATTGCTTCCTGTAGGAAAGGGACAGCGGATAGGAATTTTTGCCGGCTCCGGTGTGGGAAAAAGTACTCTGTTAGGAATGATTGCGAGATATACCGCTGCCGACCTGAATGTGATAGCTCTGGTGGGGGAACGGGGACGAGAAGTGCGTGAATTTATAGAGAATGAGCTCGGTCCTTCCGGGATGAGCCATTCTGTGGTGGTGGTCGCCACATCGGATCAACCGGCAACACTTAGAATGAGAGCCGCTTATCTGGCCTGTGCAGTTGCAGAGTATTTTCGGGATCAAAACATGGATGTGCTGCTTATGATGGATTCCATAACCAGATTTGCAATGGCCGGGCGGGAAGTGGGACTTGCCGCCGGAGAACCGCCGACCAGCCGGGGATATACTCCCAGTGTTTTCAGTGCCCTCCCTCAACTACTTGAACGGGCAGGGAACTTTGAGAGGGGTTCCATAACCGGGATTTACACGGTGCTTGTAGAAGGTGATGATTTCGAAGATCCTATTGCCGATACGGTAAGGTCAATACTGGACGGACATATCGTGCTGGATCGTGGACTTGCACAGAATCGTCATTATCCCGCTATAGACCTTCTGAAAAGTGTAAGCCGCCTTATGGATCAATTGCTGGATGAAAAACACAGGAATGCGGCAAAACGTTTTGTTGAGGTTCTGGCAAATTACAGGCGTAATGAGGATATGATACGAATAGGTGCATATGTGAAGGGTTCCGATCCGGAAACGGATTATGCAATCTCTATGATAGGCAGGTTGAAAGCTTATTTGAGACAGGACATTGAGGAAAGGTGCACGATTGAGGAAGCCAGAGAAGCTCTTTTCAGTCTCTTTGAATGA
- the fliG gene encoding flagellar motor switch protein FliG, which translates to MAEKKKDKQLSGVQKAALVLLSLGEQVASQVLKHLKTEEIKKLGLEMSNLRHIDRKVTEEVLKEFNAQFQDEEALLVTGDEYLKRLLPSAIGSDKASEVFKSIEKEKEKVPFKNLRDMDARVLANFLKTEHPQTVALVIVHLGEEKASQVLSYLPEPLQFEVITRITSLDTIPSDVIKEVDEALEQELLSMGELHQVLGGVQRAAEILNRCDRRTADRVLQALEEADAELAEKVRKLMFVFEDLVAVPDQGIRELLKEVDNKDLVIALKTASEDLKQKIFKNLSKRAAQMLEEDLAVLGPVRLSEVEEAQQRILEVTRRLEREGRIVLVSGEGGDAFV; encoded by the coding sequence ATGGCGGAGAAAAAGAAAGATAAACAGCTTTCGGGTGTACAAAAGGCGGCTCTCGTATTGTTAAGCCTGGGAGAGCAGGTGGCTTCTCAGGTGCTGAAGCACTTAAAAACGGAAGAGATAAAGAAGCTTGGTCTCGAGATGAGTAACCTGAGACACATTGACAGGAAGGTGACCGAGGAGGTTCTGAAGGAATTCAATGCTCAATTTCAGGACGAAGAAGCCCTTTTGGTTACGGGCGATGAATACCTGAAAAGACTGCTGCCTTCGGCAATTGGATCGGACAAGGCATCTGAGGTTTTCAAATCCATTGAGAAAGAAAAGGAAAAAGTTCCTTTTAAAAATCTAAGGGACATGGACGCCAGAGTGCTGGCCAATTTCCTTAAAACGGAGCATCCTCAAACGGTTGCCTTGGTCATAGTTCATCTTGGTGAAGAGAAGGCGTCTCAGGTGCTTTCTTACCTGCCCGAACCTTTGCAGTTCGAGGTTATAACCAGGATTACTTCCCTCGACACCATACCGTCTGACGTCATCAAGGAAGTGGATGAAGCTCTGGAGCAGGAATTATTGTCCATGGGAGAACTGCATCAGGTGCTGGGCGGGGTACAAAGAGCTGCGGAAATACTTAACCGATGCGACCGAAGGACTGCCGATAGGGTGTTGCAGGCCCTGGAGGAAGCAGATGCGGAGTTAGCAGAGAAGGTTCGCAAGCTAATGTTCGTTTTTGAAGATCTTGTGGCCGTGCCTGATCAGGGGATCAGAGAATTACTTAAAGAGGTTGATAATAAAGATCTGGTTATTGCATTGAAGACTGCGTCGGAAGACCTGAAGCAAAAGATCTTTAAAAACCTTTCGAAACGCGCGGCTCAGATGCTGGAAGAAGATCTGGCCGTGCTGGGTCCTGTGCGCCTTAGTGAAGTGGAGGAGGCCCAGCAGCGGATCCTGGAAGTTACCCGTCGTCTGGAGCGAGAAGGCCGTATAGTGCTTGTTAGCGGAGAAGGTGGAGATGCCTTCGTATAA
- the flgC gene encoding flagellar basal body rod protein FlgC — protein MNLEKIFRISASGLKANRIWMTVVASNLANANTTRTDDGQPYKRRTVIFEASSLEDGGFRNVLQKENDYYGVKVVDVVPDGRDFRRVYDPSHPDANDEGFVLFPNINPVEEMANLLEAARAYEANMTVVDTSRQMALKALEMGR, from the coding sequence ATGAACCTGGAAAAAATTTTCAGGATAAGTGCTTCAGGACTGAAGGCTAACAGGATATGGATGACCGTCGTGGCTTCTAACCTGGCAAATGCTAATACAACCCGTACAGATGACGGTCAGCCTTACAAAAGGAGAACGGTGATTTTTGAGGCATCCTCCCTTGAAGACGGGGGATTTAGGAATGTTCTTCAAAAGGAGAATGATTACTATGGGGTAAAAGTGGTCGATGTCGTTCCCGATGGTCGAGATTTCCGCCGTGTTTATGATCCGTCTCATCCTGACGCCAATGATGAAGGTTTTGTCCTCTTTCCCAATATCAATCCCGTTGAGGAGATGGCCAATTTGCTGGAGGCGGCCAGAGCCTACGAAGCCAACATGACCGTTGTGGATACCTCACGTCAGATGGCCTTGAAGGCACTGGAAATGGGCCGGTAG
- the fliE gene encoding flagellar hook-basal body complex protein FliE, with protein MKVVRVDGILEPTKSNAEVSEPSKRESFWEALKDRIEEVDAFQKAADRAMEKGAIQGAEDIHEAMIRLQEAEISLRLFIEVRNKALEAYREIMRMQF; from the coding sequence ATGAAGGTCGTAAGGGTTGACGGTATTTTGGAGCCAACGAAAAGCAACGCAGAGGTCTCAGAGCCTTCGAAGAGGGAGTCTTTTTGGGAGGCTTTGAAAGATCGAATTGAAGAAGTTGATGCATTCCAGAAGGCGGCCGACAGGGCCATGGAAAAAGGGGCTATTCAGGGAGCCGAGGACATACACGAAGCAATGATAAGGTTGCAGGAAGCAGAAATAAGCCTGAGGCTTTTTATTGAGGTTCGAAATAAGGCCCTGGAAGCCTATCGTGAAATCATGAGGATGCAGTTCTGA
- a CDS encoding sigma-54 dependent transcriptional regulator, translated as MEVVVIGQVEIPEGAMKAAGWQVFRSEGVGSQIPSLPDGRALVVFLKSFSDPEQTVKVLQKIKARTPEPYVIVLTDVPSFDEAVYVMKNGADDFWVMPTPEERFLSTLEWLRDTFFNQSDLVDESVERPIVSVSPRMQQLKQIALQVARSDASVFIQGESGTGKELFARFIHARSSRSKGPFVAVNCAAIPESLMESELFGFERGAFTGATRQKAGKFELAHGGTLLLDEVTEIPIHLQAKLLRVIQEGEIDRIGGKKPVKVNVRIIATTNISVEEQVREGKFRKDLYYRLNVIPLKIPPLRERVEDIIPLARHFVQKFCRAYNMSERNLTPEAERKLLQHSWPGNVRELENVIHRAILLRSGSEIGPSEIVFDNLESEGSLVPLMPIREMEREMIFRALEVSNGNRTKAAEILGITVRTLRNKLREYRQQGLL; from the coding sequence ATGGAAGTCGTCGTGATCGGGCAGGTTGAGATACCCGAAGGAGCAATGAAAGCCGCCGGCTGGCAGGTTTTCCGGTCTGAAGGCGTCGGCTCACAGATACCTTCGTTGCCGGACGGCAGGGCTTTGGTGGTTTTTCTGAAATCTTTTTCCGATCCGGAGCAAACCGTCAAAGTGTTACAGAAGATAAAGGCGAGGACACCGGAACCCTATGTCATAGTTTTGACGGATGTACCCAGTTTTGACGAAGCCGTGTATGTTATGAAGAACGGGGCGGATGATTTCTGGGTAATGCCCACACCGGAAGAGCGTTTTTTGAGCACCTTAGAATGGTTGCGGGATACTTTCTTTAACCAGTCCGATCTCGTAGATGAAAGTGTGGAGAGACCCATCGTCTCCGTAAGTCCGCGCATGCAACAGCTCAAGCAAATTGCTCTTCAGGTAGCACGGAGTGACGCTTCGGTCTTCATTCAGGGGGAAAGTGGTACGGGCAAGGAGCTCTTTGCCAGGTTTATTCATGCGCGTAGCAGCAGGTCAAAAGGTCCCTTTGTTGCCGTAAACTGTGCTGCCATTCCTGAAAGCCTTATGGAAAGCGAGTTGTTCGGCTTCGAACGAGGCGCTTTTACCGGCGCCACGCGTCAAAAGGCCGGGAAATTTGAGCTTGCTCATGGCGGAACGCTTTTACTGGACGAGGTTACCGAAATTCCCATCCATCTGCAGGCAAAGCTGCTGAGGGTTATCCAGGAAGGTGAAATTGACAGGATCGGTGGCAAAAAGCCGGTTAAGGTCAATGTGCGGATTATTGCGACGACTAATATTTCGGTTGAGGAGCAGGTCAGGGAAGGAAAGTTTCGCAAAGACCTCTATTACAGACTGAATGTAATTCCTTTAAAAATTCCGCCGTTGCGAGAGAGGGTAGAAGACATAATTCCTCTCGCCCGCCACTTCGTTCAAAAGTTTTGCAGGGCTTACAATATGTCCGAAAGAAACCTGACCCCTGAGGCCGAAAGGAAACTACTGCAACACTCCTGGCCCGGCAATGTGAGAGAACTGGAAAATGTTATTCATCGGGCGATATTGTTGAGATCGGGCAGCGAAATAGGCCCATCGGAGATCGTATTTGATAACCTTGAATCCGAAGGATCTCTGGTGCCTCTTATGCCCATACGGGAAATGGAAAGAGAGATGATTTTCAGGGCCCTTGAAGTATCCAACGGAAATCGGACGAAGGCCGCAGAGATACTGGGAATTACGGTTCGAACCTTAAGAAATAAGCTGAGAGAATATCGACAACAGGGCCTTTTATAA